One genomic segment of Thunnus albacares chromosome 18, fThuAlb1.1, whole genome shotgun sequence includes these proteins:
- the LOC122968180 gene encoding 28S ribosomal protein S18c, mitochondrial-like gives MLALRRFQRIKAVFSQHGNTSLRSLTSSNVEQQKDDMLVKIENPYKEPQKGCILCSVTVDFKSIQLLSQFISPHTGRIYGRHITGLCGRKQKEVSKAIKKAQSMGFMSVTHKHPQFMKDPNICGVRHLD, from the exons ATGCTCGCCCTGAGACGGTTTCAGCggataaaagctgttttttcccAACATGGAAACACAA GTTTAAGAAGTTTGACCTCTTCAAATGTAGAACAACAGAAAGATGACATG CTTGTAAAGATTGAAAACCCGTACAAAGAACCACAGAAAGGATGCATCCTCTGCAGCGTCACAGTGGACTTCAAAAGCATTCAG CTGCTGTCTCAGTTCATCTCACCTCATACGGGCAGAATATACGGCCGACACATCACAG GCCTGTGTGGAAGAAAACAGAAGGAAGTCTCTAAAGCTATAAAGAAAGCTCAGTCGATGG GTTTCATGTCGGTGACTCACAAGCATCCGCAGTTTATGAAGGATCCCAACATCTGCGGCGTCAGACATCTGGATTAG
- the LOC122968131 gene encoding uncharacterized protein LOC122968131 isoform X1: MDPPPLSKTHGEIHQQRPASPAPSCVSMRSDWSIDPPIRLNSERTYNIPTKYKDIISKSSPISSGSPDVYQLRPKEEKFGNLTRKTVGEKNLIKKNKTILLVGETRAGKTTLINALVNYTMGVKFEDNIWFEIVEREKRSQSESQTSDVIVYQIFGFEDKTLPFSLTIIDTPGYRDTRGNEHDVIISQRLFDLFRSEDGVHEISAVGLVMKATENRLSDRQKYIFDSVTSLFGKDLEENVVALITHSNGITPEDALEALEAANIKCAKNEKNQPVHFLFDNIQTTQRTEETELALENSWRVTETGMKRFTDFLEKSKPQQLITTVEVMNVRIRVTACIQNLQDRIQLIELKQNEIQQTQQALKKHEQEMKKNEEFTVNVDEVYKEREPIDGGMCCLFFYGGAVTCNICKENCHHPGCTKAWYPEHCEMMKRGRCTVCTGKCPASAHVKEKWIYVNKTRKVKKTFEDVKQKYEKNKVDREQKKSLLENLQTEMEKLKSEKIQLLDEVYQHVEQLERIALNDNSLSTHVHLDFLIEKMKEIGDTEKVKKLKEMKRREDERTRAAM; the protein is encoded by the exons ATGGATCCACCTCCTCTTTCCAAAACACATGGAGA gATCCATCAGCAGAGACCGGCCTCTCCTGcccccagctgtgtgtccatgaggAGTGACTGGTCCATAGATCCACCGATACGTTTGAACAGTGAAAG GACTTATAACATACCAACAAAGTATAAGGACATCATCTCCAAAAGTTCTCCGATCTCTTCAGGATCTCCTGATGTCTACCAGCTGAGACCAAAGGAAGAGAAGTTTGGAAATCTGACAAGAAAAACTGTTGGTGAGAAAAACCTgatcaagaaaaacaaaaccatcttACTTGTAGGTGAAACAAGAGCAGGAAAAACTACTCTGATCAACGCTCTGGTCAACTACACCATGGGAGTGAAGTTTGAGGACAACATCTGGTTTGAGAtcgtagagagagagaagagaagtcAGTCAGAGAGTCAGACATCAGATGTGATCGTGTACCAGATCTTTGGTTTTGAAGATAAAACTCTGCCCTTCTCTCTGACCATCATCGATACTCCTGGATACAGAGACACCAGAGGGAAtgaacatgatgtcatcatcagtCAAAGATTATTTGACTTGTTCCGTTCAGAAGATGGAGTTCATGAAATTTCTGCAGTGGGTCTGGTGATGAAGGCGACTGAGAATCGACTGAGTGACCGACAGAAGTACATCTTTGATTCAGTGACGTCTCTGTTTGGAAAAGATCTGGAGGAAAATGTTGTTGCTCTCATCACACATTCTAATGGAATAACACCTGAAGATGCTCTGGAAGCTCTTGAAGCTGCAAACATTAAATGTGCCAAAAATGAGAAGAATCAGCCCGTTCACTTCTTGTTCGATAACATCCAGAccacacagagaacagaggaaacagagttGGCTTTAGAGAATTCATGGAGGGTAACAGAGACAGGAATGAAACGATTCACAGACTTCCTGGAAAAATCTAAACCTCAACAGCTGATAACAACTGTTGAAGTGATGAACGTACGCATCAGAGTAACAGCCTGCATCCAAAACCTGCAAGACAGAATCCAGCTGATTGAACTAAAACAGAACGAGATCCAACAGACTCAACAAGCTCTGAAGAAACATGAacaagagatgaagaagaatgaagagTTCACTGTAAATGTTGATGAGGTCTACAAAGAGAGAGAGCCTATTGATGGAGGgatgtgctgtttgtttttttatggagGAGCTGTCACCTGTAACATCTGTAAAGAGAACTGTCACCATCCTGGATGCACAAAGGCCTGGTATCCTGAACACTGTGAGATGATGAAAAGAGGTCGCTGTACTGTTTGTACAGGGAAGTGTCCTGCATCAGCtcatgtgaaagaaaagtgGATATATGTGAACAAGACCAGGAAAGTTAAGAAGACCTTTGAAGAtgtgaaacagaaatatgaaaagaaTAAGGTAGATCGTGAACAGAAGAAGAGCCTTCTGGAAAATCTTCAAACAGagatggaaaaactgaaatcagaGAAGATTCAGCTGCTGGATGAGGTCTACCAACATGTGGAACAACTAGAGCGGATCGCCCTGAATGATAATTCTCTGTCTACTCATGTCCACTTGGACTTCCTGAttgagaagatgaaggagatcGGAGACACAGAGAAGGTCAAGAAGCTGAAGGAGATGAAACGTCGAGAGGATGAAAGAACCAGAGCAGCAATGTGA
- the LOC122968131 gene encoding uncharacterized protein LOC122968131 isoform X2, producing the protein MDPPPLSKTHGETYNIPTKYKDIISKSSPISSGSPDVYQLRPKEEKFGNLTRKTVGEKNLIKKNKTILLVGETRAGKTTLINALVNYTMGVKFEDNIWFEIVEREKRSQSESQTSDVIVYQIFGFEDKTLPFSLTIIDTPGYRDTRGNEHDVIISQRLFDLFRSEDGVHEISAVGLVMKATENRLSDRQKYIFDSVTSLFGKDLEENVVALITHSNGITPEDALEALEAANIKCAKNEKNQPVHFLFDNIQTTQRTEETELALENSWRVTETGMKRFTDFLEKSKPQQLITTVEVMNVRIRVTACIQNLQDRIQLIELKQNEIQQTQQALKKHEQEMKKNEEFTVNVDEVYKEREPIDGGMCCLFFYGGAVTCNICKENCHHPGCTKAWYPEHCEMMKRGRCTVCTGKCPASAHVKEKWIYVNKTRKVKKTFEDVKQKYEKNKVDREQKKSLLENLQTEMEKLKSEKIQLLDEVYQHVEQLERIALNDNSLSTHVHLDFLIEKMKEIGDTEKVKKLKEMKRREDERTRAAM; encoded by the exons ATGGATCCACCTCCTCTTTCCAAAACACATGGAGA GACTTATAACATACCAACAAAGTATAAGGACATCATCTCCAAAAGTTCTCCGATCTCTTCAGGATCTCCTGATGTCTACCAGCTGAGACCAAAGGAAGAGAAGTTTGGAAATCTGACAAGAAAAACTGTTGGTGAGAAAAACCTgatcaagaaaaacaaaaccatcttACTTGTAGGTGAAACAAGAGCAGGAAAAACTACTCTGATCAACGCTCTGGTCAACTACACCATGGGAGTGAAGTTTGAGGACAACATCTGGTTTGAGAtcgtagagagagagaagagaagtcAGTCAGAGAGTCAGACATCAGATGTGATCGTGTACCAGATCTTTGGTTTTGAAGATAAAACTCTGCCCTTCTCTCTGACCATCATCGATACTCCTGGATACAGAGACACCAGAGGGAAtgaacatgatgtcatcatcagtCAAAGATTATTTGACTTGTTCCGTTCAGAAGATGGAGTTCATGAAATTTCTGCAGTGGGTCTGGTGATGAAGGCGACTGAGAATCGACTGAGTGACCGACAGAAGTACATCTTTGATTCAGTGACGTCTCTGTTTGGAAAAGATCTGGAGGAAAATGTTGTTGCTCTCATCACACATTCTAATGGAATAACACCTGAAGATGCTCTGGAAGCTCTTGAAGCTGCAAACATTAAATGTGCCAAAAATGAGAAGAATCAGCCCGTTCACTTCTTGTTCGATAACATCCAGAccacacagagaacagaggaaacagagttGGCTTTAGAGAATTCATGGAGGGTAACAGAGACAGGAATGAAACGATTCACAGACTTCCTGGAAAAATCTAAACCTCAACAGCTGATAACAACTGTTGAAGTGATGAACGTACGCATCAGAGTAACAGCCTGCATCCAAAACCTGCAAGACAGAATCCAGCTGATTGAACTAAAACAGAACGAGATCCAACAGACTCAACAAGCTCTGAAGAAACATGAacaagagatgaagaagaatgaagagTTCACTGTAAATGTTGATGAGGTCTACAAAGAGAGAGAGCCTATTGATGGAGGgatgtgctgtttgtttttttatggagGAGCTGTCACCTGTAACATCTGTAAAGAGAACTGTCACCATCCTGGATGCACAAAGGCCTGGTATCCTGAACACTGTGAGATGATGAAAAGAGGTCGCTGTACTGTTTGTACAGGGAAGTGTCCTGCATCAGCtcatgtgaaagaaaagtgGATATATGTGAACAAGACCAGGAAAGTTAAGAAGACCTTTGAAGAtgtgaaacagaaatatgaaaagaaTAAGGTAGATCGTGAACAGAAGAAGAGCCTTCTGGAAAATCTTCAAACAGagatggaaaaactgaaatcagaGAAGATTCAGCTGCTGGATGAGGTCTACCAACATGTGGAACAACTAGAGCGGATCGCCCTGAATGATAATTCTCTGTCTACTCATGTCCACTTGGACTTCCTGAttgagaagatgaaggagatcGGAGACACAGAGAAGGTCAAGAAGCTGAAGGAGATGAAACGTCGAGAGGATGAAAGAACCAGAGCAGCAATGTGA